The following coding sequences are from one Negativicoccus succinicivorans window:
- a CDS encoding formate--tetrahydrofolate ligase — MRSDIEIAQAAKLQPITEIAAAAGIDEKYLAPYGRYKAKIGYDLIRKLDSAQNGHLILVTAISPTPAGEGKSTTTVGLAQGLAKLGKKVMVALREPSLGPCMGIKGGAAGGGYSQVVPMEDINLHFTGDMHAITAAHNLLAAMLDNHLQQGNALRIDPRRIVWKRVVDMNDRALRHIVVGLGGKVNGVPREDGFDITVASEVMAILCLAQDLKDMKERFSRIIVAYDYDGNAVTAGDLHAQGAMTALMKDAISPNLVQTIEHVPALVHGGPFANIAHGCNSLVATKTALHLADYVVTEAGFGADLGAEKFFDIKCRYGKLKPEAAVLVATVRALKMHGGRAKNELTEPDVDALKRGLENLGKHLENIAKYNVPAVVAINAFASDTAEEMAAIRTYCEERGVPVALSDVFAKGGEGGKKLAQAVLAEMAKGTADFQPLYASELSIPDKIRTIAREIYGADDIVLEAAAQKTLTDIEAGGYAALPVCIAKTQYSFSDDPNKLGRPSGFTLHVRELKISAGAGFIVALTGNIMTMPGLPKKPAAEKIDVTADGNIVGLF; from the coding sequence ATGCGAAGCGATATTGAAATCGCCCAGGCGGCGAAGCTGCAACCGATTACGGAAATTGCCGCGGCGGCAGGTATTGACGAAAAATATTTAGCACCGTACGGACGCTATAAGGCGAAGATCGGCTACGATTTAATTCGCAAGTTGGACAGCGCCCAAAACGGACATTTGATTTTGGTTACGGCGATTTCTCCGACCCCTGCCGGTGAAGGAAAGTCGACGACGACAGTCGGTTTGGCACAGGGTCTTGCCAAGCTCGGTAAAAAAGTGATGGTGGCGTTGCGTGAACCGTCGCTCGGGCCGTGCATGGGAATCAAAGGCGGCGCCGCCGGCGGCGGCTATTCGCAAGTGGTGCCGATGGAAGATATCAATCTTCATTTTACCGGCGACATGCACGCCATTACCGCGGCGCACAATTTATTGGCGGCGATGCTTGATAACCACCTGCAACAGGGCAATGCGCTGCGCATTGATCCGCGTCGGATCGTGTGGAAACGCGTGGTCGATATGAATGATCGGGCATTGCGTCACATCGTGGTCGGTCTGGGCGGCAAAGTGAACGGCGTGCCGCGTGAAGACGGCTTTGATATTACGGTCGCGTCCGAAGTCATGGCGATTTTATGTCTCGCGCAGGATCTCAAAGATATGAAAGAACGGTTCAGCCGCATTATCGTCGCCTACGATTACGACGGTAACGCGGTAACGGCCGGCGACCTGCATGCGCAGGGTGCGATGACGGCGTTAATGAAGGATGCGATCTCGCCCAACCTGGTGCAGACGATTGAACATGTGCCGGCGCTGGTGCACGGCGGTCCGTTTGCGAATATCGCGCACGGTTGCAATTCGCTGGTGGCCACCAAAACCGCGTTGCACCTGGCGGATTATGTTGTTACGGAAGCCGGTTTCGGCGCGGATCTGGGCGCGGAAAAATTCTTTGATATTAAATGCCGCTACGGCAAGTTAAAACCGGAAGCGGCGGTATTGGTCGCGACGGTGCGCGCGCTCAAAATGCACGGCGGACGCGCGAAAAACGAACTCACCGAGCCGGATGTCGACGCGCTTAAGCGGGGTCTGGAAAACCTCGGCAAACATTTAGAAAATATCGCCAAATATAATGTTCCCGCTGTTGTGGCGATCAATGCGTTCGCCAGCGACACGGCAGAAGAAATGGCGGCGATTCGTACATACTGCGAAGAACGCGGCGTACCCGTCGCGTTGTCCGATGTTTTTGCCAAAGGTGGAGAAGGCGGCAAGAAACTTGCGCAAGCCGTACTGGCGGAAATGGCCAAGGGCACCGCTGATTTTCAGCCGCTGTATGCGAGCGAATTGAGCATTCCCGACAAAATCCGTACCATTGCGAGGGAAATTTACGGCGCGGACGATATTGTTTTGGAGGCGGCGGCGCAAAAAACGTTGACCGATATTGAAGCGGGCGGGTATGCGGCATTGCCGGTCTGCATCGCCAAGACGCAGTATTCATTCTCCGATGATCCGAACAAACTGGGACGTCCCAGCGGATTTACGCTGCACGTACGCGAACTTAAAATCAGTGCCGGCGCAGGCTTTATCGTCGCTCTTACCGGCAATATCATGACGATGCCCGGTTTACCGAAAAAGCCGGCCGCGGAAAAAATCGACGTGACGGCGGACGGAAATATTGTCGGTCTTTTCTGA
- the dnaX gene encoding DNA polymerase III subunit gamma/tau → MAYLALYRKWRPQTFADVVGQDPIAHTLAQAVARGKVAHAYLFSGPRGTGKTSMAKILAKALNCIHGPTAEPCNACERCREITQGTAFDVSEIDAASNRGIDEMRALRDTVAQLPTVARTKVYIIDEAHMLTKEAANALLKTLEEPPEHVVFILATTEPERLPATIISRCQRYEFRRISVAAITAQLLKVAQGSDIELSEGAARLIAVRAEGGLRDALSLLDQCAGTGGAITDAVVTTVLGLPDQEEITGLAEAVLARDSARALQIFQEILASGKEPAVVLQQLLQWLRDALLCQIDPDFPELAIYGKALSRLQKMAQTIPAGRLATLATRTADGLREARFAGSVRMATELTLLALCRSGGEVNAAEWEERITALENREAVVSPALLQRVAALEEAVQRGATAKARRAEPSPPLPDDEDAAVSAEEWEMNLAPPPIADEEEPAAPPETVHMPLRSPRKKTAGPPKAPAKPLPTEPVASQWNSSAPQHREKVARPSAKKPEKATENVDFFVLPEQYDGIWQNVVETLFARKKMAQAACYRNAKLLLIAGAHAVIAIDHTFLVDAANRPDYRQEVTAILQELIGAELTLLAVFSKSAQADEARARAEALRGSAAPSSEKTTVSASSVTSPGEYRKIRREDIDPADQNDPVLANALQFAGDCDIYVWEE, encoded by the coding sequence ATGGCGTACTTGGCATTGTATCGTAAATGGCGGCCGCAGACGTTCGCTGACGTCGTCGGTCAGGATCCGATCGCGCATACGCTTGCGCAAGCGGTAGCCCGCGGTAAAGTGGCGCATGCATATTTGTTTTCCGGTCCGCGCGGCACGGGCAAGACGAGTATGGCGAAAATTTTAGCCAAAGCGCTCAACTGTATTCACGGACCCACGGCGGAACCGTGCAATGCGTGCGAACGTTGTCGGGAGATTACGCAAGGCACGGCCTTTGATGTGAGTGAAATTGACGCGGCGTCCAATCGCGGCATTGACGAGATGCGCGCGTTGCGGGATACCGTCGCACAATTGCCGACGGTTGCGCGGACCAAAGTGTATATCATCGATGAAGCGCATATGCTCACCAAGGAAGCGGCGAACGCGCTACTGAAAACGCTGGAAGAGCCGCCGGAACATGTTGTGTTTATTTTGGCGACGACCGAACCGGAACGCTTGCCCGCCACCATTATTTCACGTTGCCAGCGCTATGAATTTCGGCGTATTTCCGTGGCTGCGATCACTGCGCAACTGTTGAAAGTGGCGCAGGGTTCGGACATCGAATTGAGCGAAGGCGCGGCGCGGTTGATTGCCGTACGCGCGGAAGGCGGTTTGCGCGACGCTCTAAGTCTGTTGGATCAATGCGCCGGCACCGGCGGCGCGATTACGGATGCCGTGGTGACTACGGTCTTGGGATTACCGGATCAGGAAGAAATCACGGGTTTGGCGGAAGCCGTTTTAGCGCGTGACAGCGCGCGAGCATTGCAAATTTTTCAGGAAATTTTAGCGTCAGGCAAAGAACCCGCCGTTGTATTGCAGCAGCTGTTGCAATGGCTGCGCGATGCTCTTTTGTGTCAAATCGACCCCGACTTTCCGGAACTTGCGATCTACGGTAAGGCGCTTTCGCGCTTACAAAAAATGGCACAAACCATACCTGCCGGCCGTTTGGCCACGCTCGCCACGCGCACGGCGGACGGTTTGCGGGAAGCGCGGTTTGCCGGCTCCGTACGCATGGCGACGGAACTTACTTTGTTGGCGCTTTGCCGCAGCGGCGGGGAAGTGAATGCCGCCGAGTGGGAAGAGCGTATCACGGCGTTGGAAAATAGAGAGGCGGTTGTTTCACCGGCCTTGCTGCAACGTGTAGCCGCGCTGGAAGAAGCCGTGCAACGCGGCGCCACGGCGAAAGCGCGGCGTGCCGAGCCGAGTCCGCCGCTGCCGGACGATGAAGACGCGGCGGTCAGCGCTGAAGAATGGGAAATGAACTTGGCGCCGCCTCCCATCGCTGATGAGGAAGAACCGGCGGCGCCGCCAGAGACAGTACATATGCCGTTGCGGTCACCGCGGAAAAAAACGGCCGGGCCGCCCAAAGCACCGGCGAAACCGTTACCGACGGAACCTGTCGCTTCGCAGTGGAATTCTTCCGCGCCGCAGCATCGAGAAAAGGTAGCTCGACCTTCGGCGAAGAAGCCGGAAAAAGCGACGGAGAACGTTGACTTTTTTGTGCTTCCCGAGCAATATGACGGGATTTGGCAAAACGTTGTCGAGACGCTTTTCGCCCGCAAAAAAATGGCGCAGGCTGCCTGCTACCGCAATGCGAAACTTCTTTTGATCGCCGGCGCTCATGCCGTGATCGCGATCGACCATACGTTTTTGGTCGATGCGGCGAATCGGCCGGATTACCGACAGGAGGTAACCGCTATTTTGCAGGAACTCATCGGCGCGGAACTGACGCTTTTAGCGGTGTTTTCCAAAAGCGCGCAGGCGGACGAAGCGCGCGCTCGCGCCGAAGCGTTACGAGGAAGTGCAGCGCCGTCGTCTGAAAAAACAACGGTTTCCGCATCTTCGGTGACATCGCCGGGGGAGTACCGCAAGATCCGCCGGGAGGATATTGACCCCGCGGATCAAAATGATCCGGTGCTCGCGAACGCCTTGCAGTTTGCCGGTGACTGTGATATATATGTATGGGAAGAATAA
- a CDS encoding YbaB/EbfC family nucleoid-associated protein yields the protein MFGNKAQMAGMMKKVKKMQDDMAKMQDELKRKTTEVTAGGGAIRLVMNGEKQITELKIDPAVLEAQDAEMLEDLVTAAVNEAGRKIDDMASQEVNRITGGMGLPPGMF from the coding sequence ATGTTTGGTAATAAAGCGCAAATGGCCGGCATGATGAAAAAGGTCAAAAAAATGCAGGACGACATGGCCAAAATGCAAGACGAATTGAAACGCAAAACAACCGAAGTAACAGCGGGCGGCGGTGCGATCCGTCTCGTGATGAACGGTGAAAAACAAATTACGGAATTAAAAATTGATCCGGCGGTCTTGGAAGCGCAGGACGCCGAAATGCTGGAAGACTTGGTAACGGCGGCCGTCAATGAAGCGGGACGTAAAATTGACGACATGGCTTCGCAGGAAGTCAACCGAATTACCGGCGGGATGGGTCTTCCTCCGGGAATGTTTTAA
- the recR gene encoding recombination mediator RecR — translation MNEPLERLTEQFRRLPGVGVKTARRLAYFILEEPQESVDAFIEAITTAKAQTKYCSVCGNLSTQDPCEFCADPRRDHSVICVVESPTDVQAMERCHEYHGVYHVLHGALSPLDGIQPEQLHIRELLERLRDDTVQEIIMATDPDAEGEATALYIAGLVKPIGIKVTRIARGLPAGGDIGFVDGVTLAGAVAHRQSM, via the coding sequence ATGAACGAACCGTTAGAGCGGCTGACGGAACAATTTCGTCGCCTGCCCGGCGTCGGCGTGAAAACCGCCCGCCGCTTGGCGTATTTTATTCTGGAAGAGCCGCAGGAGTCGGTGGATGCGTTTATTGAGGCCATCACGACCGCGAAAGCGCAGACCAAGTACTGCTCCGTGTGCGGCAATCTGTCCACCCAGGACCCCTGTGAGTTTTGCGCCGATCCGCGGCGCGATCACAGTGTGATTTGCGTGGTTGAATCTCCCACCGATGTGCAAGCCATGGAACGCTGCCATGAATATCACGGCGTGTACCACGTATTGCATGGCGCGCTTTCGCCTTTGGACGGCATTCAGCCGGAACAGCTCCATATTCGCGAACTTTTGGAACGTTTGCGAGACGACACGGTGCAGGAGATCATCATGGCCACCGATCCGGACGCGGAGGGGGAAGCGACGGCTCTCTATATAGCGGGCTTGGTCAAACCCATCGGCATCAAGGTCACGCGCATCGCGCGCGGCCTACCGGCGGGTGGAGATATCGGTTTTGTGGACGGCGTCACCTTAGCCGGCGCGGTCGCCCACCGTCAAAGTATGTAA
- a CDS encoding ABC transporter permease, which translates to MVALNTLITFVVVAIIAILIFRVLGWALAPFIGNIIAGGLLYWLIDAILMKLPWTFLDAIIVALFGIPGTIVIAICRALF; encoded by the coding sequence ATGGTAGCATTGAATACCCTGATTACTTTTGTTGTGGTCGCGATCATCGCGATTTTAATTTTCCGCGTCTTGGGCTGGGCGCTAGCTCCGTTTATCGGTAATATCATTGCCGGCGGACTCTTGTATTGGCTGATCGATGCGATTCTCATGAAACTTCCCTGGACATTTTTGGATGCCATTATCGTCGCTTTATTCGGCATCCCGGGAACGATCGTGATTGCTATTTGTCGCGCCTTGTTTTAA
- a CDS encoding YerC/YecD family TrpR-related protein produces MSVNPRLVSPAMDSLLDALLALETREEGYALLEDLCTVSELRDLSMRWQVAQLLHSGQKYEYIESLTGASSATISRVKRALRYGADGYQTMLERLEGKDT; encoded by the coding sequence ATGAGCGTAAATCCGAGATTGGTCAGCCCGGCAATGGACAGCCTACTGGATGCGTTGCTGGCACTTGAAACGCGCGAGGAAGGGTATGCGCTTTTGGAAGATTTGTGCACCGTTTCCGAGCTGCGAGACTTGAGCATGCGCTGGCAGGTGGCGCAGTTGCTGCACAGCGGTCAAAAATATGAATATATCGAATCGCTTACGGGGGCGAGCTCCGCAACGATCAGTCGCGTCAAACGCGCGTTGCGTTACGGCGCGGACGGTTACCAAACGATGCTGGAGCGGTTAGAGGGAAAGGATACGTAG
- a CDS encoding phosphomannomutase, with the protein MEALEKSHNGFKAYDIRGIVPTEVDEEVSYRVGRAYADQYKARKVAIGRDIRESSPRLSEALARGLTDGGVDVYDIGVCGTEMVYFATFRHGLDGGVMVTASHNPVNYNGLKLVREECIPISADTGLKEIEERVFAGHFATPEAKGVCRALDVQKEYIETLLQYVDMSHLKPMHIVVNAGNGGANLAFRDLKEHLPFTWHELYMDADATFPHGVPNPMIEENRLVTSRAVIAEKAQLGVAWDGDFDRCFLVDEKGNFVEGYYVLGLLAEHFLAQDPHATIVHDPRLYWNTQAICERYGATAVESKGGHAFMKETMRRVDGLYGAEMSAHHFFRDFSYCDSGMIPWLLVAQIICETGRPLSQLIADMEAQFPCSGEINRVVKSTEETLAVVEEAYRDQAREVKHLDGLSMDFGTWRFNLRQSNTEPLVRFNLETRGDRELMQTKRDEVLALIETTVK; encoded by the coding sequence ATGGAAGCACTGGAGAAGAGTCATAACGGCTTTAAGGCGTATGATATTCGCGGCATCGTGCCGACGGAAGTGGATGAAGAAGTAAGTTACCGTGTCGGCCGCGCGTATGCGGACCAATATAAGGCGCGCAAAGTAGCGATCGGGCGGGATATCCGCGAAAGCTCGCCGCGCCTTTCTGAGGCGTTGGCGCGCGGTTTGACGGACGGCGGCGTGGATGTGTATGATATCGGCGTCTGCGGCACCGAGATGGTATATTTTGCAACATTTCGTCACGGTTTGGACGGCGGCGTCATGGTGACGGCCAGTCACAATCCGGTCAACTACAACGGTTTGAAACTGGTGCGTGAAGAATGTATTCCGATTAGCGCGGATACCGGCTTAAAAGAAATCGAAGAGCGCGTTTTCGCCGGTCATTTTGCCACGCCGGAAGCAAAAGGTGTCTGTCGAGCGCTGGACGTACAGAAAGAGTATATCGAAACTCTATTGCAGTACGTGGATATGAGTCATTTGAAGCCCATGCACATCGTGGTGAATGCCGGCAACGGCGGCGCGAACTTGGCGTTTCGCGATTTGAAAGAGCATTTACCGTTTACCTGGCATGAATTGTACATGGACGCGGACGCGACCTTTCCTCACGGCGTACCGAATCCGATGATCGAAGAAAATCGGCTGGTGACGAGTCGGGCGGTCATAGCGGAAAAAGCGCAATTGGGCGTGGCCTGGGACGGCGATTTCGATCGTTGCTTTTTAGTGGATGAAAAAGGTAATTTTGTTGAAGGCTACTATGTCTTGGGATTGCTCGCGGAACACTTTTTAGCGCAGGATCCGCACGCGACCATCGTGCATGATCCGCGTTTATACTGGAACACGCAGGCGATTTGTGAACGTTACGGCGCCACCGCGGTGGAATCCAAAGGCGGTCATGCTTTTATGAAAGAAACGATGCGGCGCGTGGACGGTCTGTACGGAGCGGAAATGAGCGCGCACCATTTTTTTCGTGATTTTTCCTATTGTGACAGCGGCATGATTCCCTGGCTTTTGGTCGCGCAGATCATTTGCGAAACAGGCAGACCGCTCTCGCAACTGATTGCTGATATGGAGGCGCAGTTCCCTTGCAGCGGCGAGATCAATCGTGTCGTAAAATCAACGGAGGAAACGTTAGCCGTCGTCGAAGAAGCGTATCGCGATCAGGCGCGGGAAGTAAAACATTTGGACGGCTTGAGCATGGATTTCGGCACATGGAGATTCAATTTGCGGCAGTCGAATACCGAACCGCTGGTACGTTTCAATTTGGAAACGCGCGGTGATCGGGAGTTGATGCAAACCAAGCGGGACGAAGTGTTGGCGCTGATTGAAACGACAGTAAAATAA
- a CDS encoding D-2-hydroxyacid dehydrogenase: MNIPKLVVLNHLTPERLERLQRVRPDATVEAYAKMSEALPHLKDADAVALWGSMDPLPVLEAAPKLRWLHSMSAGIEKLLPPPMQQNDIVLTHTAAIHDAPVAERALALLLALRHKLKHAVTAQAGKNWDPQSFTSLENTKVLIAGFGGIGKEIAKRCAAFGAEIIAVKNHLTEEALVDRVITNDELIRVLPEADVVMCALPGTPETEGYFGAKEIAAMKKGVYFINIARGTIVDEAALIEALQSGHVAGAGLDVTAREPLPEDSPLWTLDNVILTPHTAARVYGYMDKVLDLLADNWQRFLSDQKLKNVIDKKRGY, encoded by the coding sequence CCCCGATGCCACTGTCGAAGCGTACGCTAAAATGAGCGAGGCGCTACCGCACCTGAAAGATGCCGATGCGGTGGCCTTGTGGGGCTCGATGGATCCGCTTCCCGTGCTGGAAGCCGCGCCGAAACTGCGCTGGCTGCACAGCATGAGCGCCGGGATTGAAAAACTCTTACCGCCGCCCATGCAACAAAACGATATCGTCTTGACGCACACCGCCGCGATTCACGATGCGCCGGTCGCGGAGCGGGCGCTGGCGTTGCTGCTCGCGTTGCGTCACAAATTAAAACACGCCGTCACGGCGCAAGCGGGAAAAAATTGGGATCCGCAGTCATTTACCTCGCTGGAAAACACGAAAGTGTTGATCGCCGGTTTCGGCGGCATCGGTAAAGAAATCGCCAAACGCTGCGCGGCCTTCGGCGCGGAAATCATCGCGGTAAAAAATCATCTTACGGAAGAGGCTTTGGTTGACCGCGTCATCACCAACGATGAATTAATACGTGTCTTGCCGGAGGCCGACGTCGTCATGTGCGCGCTGCCCGGCACACCGGAAACGGAAGGATATTTCGGCGCCAAAGAAATCGCCGCGATGAAAAAAGGCGTTTATTTCATCAATATCGCGCGCGGCACCATCGTTGACGAAGCCGCCTTGATTGAGGCGCTGCAATCGGGTCACGTCGCGGGCGCGGGTCTCGACGTCACCGCACGGGAACCGTTACCGGAAGATTCGCCGCTGTGGACGCTCGACAATGTGATTTTGACTCCGCATACCGCGGCGCGCGTCTACGGCTACATGGACAAAGTTCTGGACCTCTTGGCGGATAATTGGCAACGCTTTTTAAGCGATCAGAAGCTGAAAAATGTCATTGATAAAAAACGCGGGTATTGA